The Corynebacterium felinum DNA segment ACACCACAGAGTTCAACCCCGCTGCGGGCTAGTTCCACTGAGCCAACATAGTCCACGAAATCACCCACTACACCTTCGACTGTGTGTTGTGCACTAAATTCCAGTGCGTCTACGCCAGTACTACCCCAGACCACCGGCTTGTTGGCATAGTGCGCCCATTCAGCAGGTGCGATACGGGCAAAAATTTCACGGGCTTGCGCATTCAATTCACGATTTTTCTCTGGAATTTCAGGCCACGCACACACCTGATCAGTACACACCAGTGCAGCGCGGTCACGATCAACCACACTGGTGCTACGTGAGGCATTCATCATCACACCCCCTGTGAGAAGAAGTCCACCAACGACAATCGTTGCTAATCCACTGTGGGGTGTTTTCACACTCAGCACTATCCCCGTAGCTAGGGAGGTTGCTGCCACTACTACGACTGCCGCAACAGCAATTGCCCGTGGATCAAGAGTGGCATCAGGGCTACAGCAGTCTAAGAAATCACCCAGAAGCACTCGTATAACCCCAGGTTCAGTGGCGGAAGGCACCACTGCATACCAGGCATAGGCCAGCACAGCCGCTAGGGTGACTGATATAACCGGCCTGAGTATAAACCCCAATGCACTTCCCAGTGCCACCCAACTTATCCCCACGACCCATGTGTAGGCGAACATCAAATAAAAAGTGGATGAAAAGAATGCAGATGTTCCGTGCCCGAGGAATCCAACGGCCACCACGTACCCTAGGGGAGGAAAAACTGTGAAAAGAAGAATCCTGTCCGTGATGATTTTGCGCACCGCCCCCTTGCCTAAGGTGGCACAGGATTGAAAGCGGGAAGCCTCCCATGCCACGGCTGCAGTTGTTGCGGGCACCACAATATACAAAGACAAAGCGGCATGCCCCAGAATCGATGGGGTGTAACTGGCAAGTGAAAAGGAGGAAAGCGGGAGTAGGCATAGGACGATGGCACCGACGCATATCCATAATGATGGACGTCGAGCCCAGTGTGCTAATCCAAATTTACACATCAGCTTCCTCCCCGCCTCGCGTCCGAAAAGCGCGGGCAAGCACGTGCGCTGGGGAGTTGCCCGTATCAAAAGCTAACTGGTGGAAAGCTGCGCGATCACCATCGAAATGAATTTGGCCTGCATGGAGGACAACTACTCGACTAAAAGGTGGTTGCAATTCTGCACTATCGTGGGTGGCGACTATCAATGACCGTCCTTGGTTCACAATGCGTGAGTACAAGGAAGTGATCGTTTGTTTACTGATGGGGTCTAGCGATGCGCTTGGTTCATCCAGGACAAGTGTATCCGCGCCGGAATTCAGCGCAGTAGCAATCGCTAACCGCGCACGTTGACCGCCACTGAGTTTTTCACAGCGTTGCTGTGCTTGGGGTTGAAGATCAACAAAGTTCAACCACGAGATGGCATCTCGTTGTGCTTGTTTCCAGCTTTGTCCACGTAACCAGGCAACATACGCGCAGTATTCTGCACAGTTAAACCCCACAATGGGGCGGAAATGCTGTTCCACAATCGCGATCTTCCCACGCGTGCGCACGCTCCCATTGTAGGGTTTGAGATGTCCACCAAGGACTGAAAATAGCGTTGTTTTCCCTGCCCCATTAACACCTAAAAGCAGAGTAGGTCGCTGGTCAAACTCTAAAAATGGGATATCGAGTGTGGTTGTGTGCGAACGGGTGACTTTCAGTTGTTCAATAGTAATGCTCATCAATAAACGACCTTCATCTACTTGACCGTACACTAGCCCAGATTTTTCATGGGGTGGGTTTGGTGGTGGTGGGTTGGGGTGGTGTGTTTGTGGGGTTGGTTGGGGCACCTTCGCCTTTGGTTGTGGTTTTCAATGGCAAGGTGTACGTCCGTGTTTTTGTGGTGGGGTTTTGTGGTGGGGTGCCTGCGGTTGGCTGCCGGTGGTGGGGTCTGCTGCGTGTTGTGGTTGAGGGGGTTAGGTTTTTCGTTTTTTAAGGGGGCGTAGGAGGTTTTGGGTGTATTCCATAAGTGTCACCAGTGTGGGGGTGTGTGTGCTTTGTTGATCGAGGTGGAGGTATATGCGCCTGCTGCTTGTCGTGATTTTTGCAGAGATTGCAATAAACCTTGCTCGAATGGTTTTTGGTGCCCATGTCCACCACGGGTTGTCGGATTGATTTCGTTTCTTGTTGTTGCCGCTGTTGTGGTTGTTGTAGTGATGGTCGAGTAGTTTTGTCCAGGTGAGAAGTTGGTGGGCTAAGGTTATGATGAGACACCAGATTTGGTTAGCTTTGAACTGGCAAAACGGTAGTTTTGCAAGGCCTTGATCTTTGGCGTCTTTGATGTGTTGTTCGCATAGTGATCTTTGGCGATAGTACTGGTCAATGCGTTGAATATTGCAGTTGAGGTTTGTTGCGCATAATTGGGTGCGTATGCCGAGTTGATTGAAAATGCTGTGTTGGCACCCTGCGTGGGGGGGATTCTATCCGTGCGATCACGCGCATCGTGGTGGGGTAATCAGTAAGAAGGTTCACCAGTGGTTTGTCATCTTCTAGGTGTGCGGTTTGTAGTAGTCCGGTGATGTCTTCAAGGAAGTGTTGGTCATCAAAGCTGATATCCCCATTGCCACGCACAATTGGCACACGGGTGTTACGTAATGATCGATAATCTGTGTGACTAGTTGCTTCGTTACCGGATCTGATGTGCTCATTGAGGAGGATACTTGCTGTAGGTGAGGGTGAAAAGCCAACAACATAACCGAGGTCATGGTCGTCTAAGGAGCTAAGGAATTGTTTTGTCCCACCAGCACTGTCAGCACGGATAACAAGTCGTTTGCCCCAAGGTTTGCCATCGCTGTGATCGGGGAGAGCGGTCAGGATTTCTTTGACAAGCTGGCAATGATCATTAGCGGTGTTTGCTCCCGCGTTACCTGGGCGAAGCAGACAGGTTAAAAATTCCCCACCAGTTAACCCTACGCTGGTGTAGTCGATAAAAGCACATAATGGGTGGAAACCAAACCCCTTCTTATAGGTAGGTGCGGCTTTTTCCTTGCCAGAATGCGCACAGATCAGTGTCGCATCAATATCTACTATCAGGGGTTTGTCTACTGTAGCGAGCTTATGTGGGGCTTGATCGCCCAGCAGGTTCCATAGTGTGCTACGGGCGTATTTGATCGCGTGAAGGAATTCTTCACGTATTTTATCGCTGGTGTCTTTATGCTCTGTCAGTCGCCGCCACAGGGTTGATACCGACGGCAATGGCTGAGACGATAATGCTGTCGAAACAGAATCTAACAAGTTGATGTCTTTAACATCGTCACCACCAGCAATTAACGATAACGCTAACCCAGTACACGCATCACCAAAAGTATGTGTTAACCGTTGCCGTGAGAAAACACGATCAAGGCTGGCACCAATCCCGACTAATTGAGCTACATGAGCAAAGGGTAACACCCCCGCGCGGGAAACAAGACGGGTGCAGCTGGCCATCATAGGGGTGTATGTAGTAGTCTTCACCATGAAAGTGCTCCTTTTCTGCTTGGAATAAAGGCTTAACAACATCTCTATTCTAGCAGGTCAAGAAGCACTTTCTTTACTTTTTACACACCTTTTAAGCCCCACCCCATGAAAAATCCGGGCTAGTTTTCATTATAAAAACCAACCGTAGCAGTAAGCTTTGTAGCTGTTAGATGCCTACAGTTTCTAGGATCTCAACATCCTTCTGTCAGAACATAGCTCGGCACATCCACAGCTTGTGGCTAGGGGTCACAGGTAAGGGAAATATTGATTCGCCATAGAGCACGTGCTATATGCAAAACCGCAGGTCAATTTTGCAGCTGCGCGCTGACTTGGATCATTGCGGTGCGTCCCGATACTTTCTCCTGCTGTGAACACACCCCCTTGTGCCTAGATCTTTCGATCAGCCTAACTAACAGCAGCGGCAATCCCTTCAGCCTCATCGGCGCCGGCGCTCATCGCATCCAAATAGAACTCGCACCACTTGGTCATCCCCTCAGCTGAATCTGAGTTGGCCAACAACTGGGCATAAGTCTTCTTATGGCGGTTGAAAAACACCTCCGGCACGCACAAACCCAGCGGATCGAAACCCACCGCCACTGCGGCCACCCGCGATGCAACCACCGCCACCGCCACTCTGCGCGGACCAAACACCGCACCGCGCACGATCGTTGCGTGCACAACGGCGGGCAGCAACTCCTGCTGTGCGCGTGGATTCGTGATCACAGCAGCCAGCGTCGACAAGCACGCAGCAGCCGACGCATCCACCGGACGCCCCACACCACCCAGTAACACATCCACCCGCGCAAGCAACTGCAACGGGGCGCGCACAAACAACCCCGCGCTCGCCTCACGCTGCGCAGGAGCCAACACACTCAACCCGCTGACACAACACTCAAGACTCAACGGGGCAGGCGACAACGCAGGCACAATCTTCGCAGCGCGCAGCACCGACTCCGCCGAAGTGATATCGCTCTTACGCAAACTCACCGGGCGACGATGCACAGCCCGCACCTTCTTCACCGCAACATCACGACACTGAGCAACAGAGGGCTGGGACAAAATAAAGGCAAAAGGATCCATACTCCCTGCGAGAATACCCACTAAAAACAACAAATCAGCAACAATACCCCCAACCAATTCACCTTTAGACCCAATTCGTGGCACGATTGGCAGTATCTGATTAACGTCACTGATGATTATTTTAAGGAAACCCCACCCGTGAGCAACGACAACGGCTTGTTTACCAACCGCGCCGAAACCTTTGAATCCAAGGTCAACTCCATCCCCCTCTCCGACGTTGACACCGGAACCCAAGGAAGCATCGGGGACCTTGTCGGCAACGCCACCGAACAAATCTCCACCCTCGTGCGGGCAGAAATCGAACTCGCAAAAACCGAAATGCGCAGCGAAGTGAAAAAGGGCGTCATCGGTGGCGGCCTCTTTGGCGTAGCAGGCGCAATCGCCCTGTACTCCTCCTTCTTCTTTTTCTTCTTCCTCGCGGAAGTTCTCGCGGTCTTCCTCGACCGCTGGGCAGCATTCCTCATCGTCTTCCTCGCCATGCTTGTCGTCGCCGGTTTGCTCGCACTCTTCGGCTACAAAAAGGTCAAGAAGATTAGCGCACCGAAGAAAACCATCGCTTCAGTCAACGAACTTAAAGCACTCGTGCCTGGCAAAGCCACCGAAGCCTTGGAGAAGAAAAACCGCGGCATGTACAGCTAACCGCTGCACAGTACATCCACCCCCTCATTGCCCTCCCCCGCGTCACTCCTCGCCGCCACCGTTTACCCCCCTTCATACCCACCACGCGCACAGTGAGAAAATAAACCACTGTACCCTAGGTGCTACACGGGCGCAAACTCCCCCACGGCGCAACGCAGGGTGAGGGTTTTGTTTCCCCCCTTCCCCGATGGGCTCCCACACAGGCGCAGTTCACTAGAAACCAGTGCTAGGCGGGAAAACCCATACGACGTTGTTCAAAGGAATGTCAAGATTAATCGTGCGTGAACTAAGTCCCACTGCAGTAGCACTCGAAGGCGACTTCGACCATCTCGATCTGCATACCCGCGGGATCAGACTCCACGCCGTGGTCGCCGGAAAACCAACCGACCCATTGATCATTTTCCTCCACGATTCCTTCACCTGCTGGGTCGACTTCGCGCATATCCTCCCTGGCGTTGCTGCCCAAGGGTTTTACGCAGTCGCCCTCGACATGCGCGGCTACGGCATGTCCGATAAACCACCCACCGGGCACGACCTTCGACACTTGACTGGAGATCTGTCAGGGGCGATCCGCACCCTCGGGCACGACAAAGCCCACATTGTGGGCATGGGCACTGGGGCCACGATTGCGTGGACATTAGCCACCAGCCACCCCAACCACGTGAAATCCATCACCACCTGCGGGGCCATTCACCCTACTGATATGCGCAAACTTGTAATGCGCCAGCCATGGCTTTTTAGCAATCTTGTGGCTACCTCCGCGCTTTTTATGCTGCCGAGTTCAGTGGTTGCGAAAGCATGGCGGCACAAGAAACCTCTCATTCGGCGGGATTTGCGCAATAACACCAGTTTGGATTTCCAGTGCTCAGAGCAGTTCGCTCAGAATCTGCGGTGGCGGGAAACAACCGCATCAATTGCAAGCTCCACAGTTGCTATTATTCGCACTTCGCGAGTATTCCTCGCAGTAGCCCCGCCAAAGTGGGCGGCTGCGACAGTGGATGTGCCTGTGCACATGTTGATTGACAATTCCCATCAGTCGGCAGCGCTTGTGCCCGCAGCTCGCAGCCGTGCCACGTTGGGAATCCGCACACAGGTTATTTCAGGTACACGACTGCGCCCGCATTTGGAAAACCCGAAGGACTTCATAAGCGCTATTACCGCTTTTGCCCACGCAATTGACTCGAAAGCAGACCACGCTTCCTAAACACGGTGAGTGGTTTTCGCAGCAGCGATTGCACTTTTCATCGCGGTGTTTACGTCTCTTTTACGTTGGGCATCTATTGACTGCGGGCGGGATACGCACCCATGATTGAGTGTGTTTCCCGCCCGCAATTGTTTTTTTCGTTTTCACAAGCCTTCGTCTTAGCCCCGGATGACGCACTCCTGCGTGTCCACTGGGGTGTTTAGCGCATTGAGGTCGCCGACCTTGCGTTGCACTTCTTGTGCGGTTAAGGCGTAGCCGATATCGGATTCGTCGGCGCTGGCACCGAA contains these protein-coding regions:
- a CDS encoding phage holin family protein; translated protein: MSNDNGLFTNRAETFESKVNSIPLSDVDTGTQGSIGDLVGNATEQISTLVRAEIELAKTEMRSEVKKGVIGGGLFGVAGAIALYSSFFFFFFLAEVLAVFLDRWAAFLIVFLAMLVVAGLLALFGYKKVKKISAPKKTIASVNELKALVPGKATEALEKKNRGMYS
- a CDS encoding ATP-binding cassette domain-containing protein, whose amino-acid sequence is MSITIEQLKVTRSHTTTLDIPFLEFDQRPTLLLGVNGAGKTTLFSVLGGHLKPYNGSVRTRGKIAIVEQHFRPIVGFNCAEYCAYVAWLRGQSWKQAQRDAISWLNFVDLQPQAQQRCEKLSGGQRARLAIATALNSGADTLVLDEPSASLDPISKQTITSLYSRIVNQGRSLIVATHDSAELQPPFSRVVVLHAGQIHFDGDRAAFHQLAFDTGNSPAHVLARAFRTRGGEEADV
- a CDS encoding transposase, with the translated sequence MMASCTRLVSRAGVLPFAHVAQLVGIGASLDRVFSRQRLTHTFGDACTGLALSLIAGGDDVKDINLLDSVSTALSSQPLPSVSTLWRRLTEHKDTSDKIREEFLHAIKYARSTLWNLLGDQAPHKLATVDKPLIVDIDATLICAHSGKEKAAPTYKKGFGFHPLCAFIDYTSVGLTGGEFLTCLLRPGNAGANTANDHCQLVKEILTALPDHSDGKPWGKRLVIRADSAGGTKQFLSSLDDHDLGYVVGFSPSPTASILLNEHIRSGNEATSHTDYRSLRNTRVPIVRGNGDISFDDQHFLEDITGLLQTAHLEDDKPLVNLLTDYPTTMRVIARIESPPRRVPTQHFQSTRHTHPIMRNKPQLQYSTH
- a CDS encoding transposase codes for the protein MFNQLGIRTQLCATNLNCNIQRIDQYYRQRSLCEQHIKDAKDQGLAKLPFCQFKANQIWCLIITLAHQLLTWTKLLDHHYNNHNSGNNKKRNQSDNPWWTWAPKTIRARFIAISAKITTSSRRIYLHLDQQSTHTPTLVTLMEYTQNLLRPLKKRKT
- a CDS encoding alpha/beta hydrolase, whose product is MRELSPTAVALEGDFDHLDLHTRGIRLHAVVAGKPTDPLIIFLHDSFTCWVDFAHILPGVAAQGFYAVALDMRGYGMSDKPPTGHDLRHLTGDLSGAIRTLGHDKAHIVGMGTGATIAWTLATSHPNHVKSITTCGAIHPTDMRKLVMRQPWLFSNLVATSALFMLPSSVVAKAWRHKKPLIRRDLRNNTSLDFQCSEQFAQNLRWRETTASIASSTVAIIRTSRVFLAVAPPKWAAATVDVPVHMLIDNSHQSAALVPAARSRATLGIRTQVISGTRLRPHLENPKDFISAITAFAHAIDSKADHAS